A region of Subdoligranulum variabile DNA encodes the following proteins:
- a CDS encoding DUF3658 domain-containing protein: MLEVLFSDSAAGSMKYGMHHGAEIGGAISVIATDEKGCPVSSEETARLQREAEEKERRRWAEAVPLESSVQDILPFSLWLSIGPIDEEGIGPAREATLTRLLSIYPQGQQTAAEILTAARQRLRNLLTRASKEPVRLWVDHTPDAACGLRWVLAQLRPLGLKHLDLRVVELPAQAPHKEGGLILRNLGELHPSEWGGLARDARVLPAAQAAALVTQWQTLQAQNAPLRAVLNGVLVSADEGLYDPYLRRMLDGLPDTFREAELIGRTLGQFPLGCGDAWLALRVEQWIADGKLQAVTQPEPDSPLYHRTLRKITV; this comes from the coding sequence ATGCTGGAAGTTTTGTTCAGCGACAGCGCCGCCGGCAGCATGAAGTACGGCATGCATCATGGTGCGGAGATCGGCGGGGCCATCAGCGTCATTGCCACCGATGAAAAGGGGTGTCCTGTTTCCTCGGAAGAAACGGCCCGGCTGCAGCGGGAGGCGGAAGAAAAGGAGCGCCGCCGCTGGGCCGAAGCGGTGCCGCTGGAGAGCAGTGTGCAGGATATTCTGCCCTTTTCCCTCTGGCTGAGCATCGGCCCCATCGACGAGGAGGGGATCGGCCCCGCGCGGGAAGCGACGCTGACCCGGCTGCTTTCCATCTATCCCCAGGGGCAGCAGACCGCCGCCGAGATCCTGACCGCCGCCCGCCAGCGGCTGCGCAACCTGCTGACCCGGGCATCCAAAGAACCGGTGCGCCTCTGGGTGGATCACACCCCCGACGCCGCCTGCGGACTGCGCTGGGTGCTGGCGCAGCTGCGCCCCCTGGGGTTGAAGCACCTCGACCTGCGGGTGGTGGAATTGCCCGCCCAGGCCCCCCACAAAGAAGGCGGCCTGATCTTGCGCAATCTGGGGGAACTGCATCCCAGCGAGTGGGGTGGTCTGGCCAGGGACGCGCGTGTGCTGCCCGCCGCCCAGGCTGCCGCCCTCGTCACCCAGTGGCAGACGCTGCAGGCGCAAAATGCTCCGCTGCGGGCGGTACTCAACGGGGTGCTGGTCAGCGCGGATGAAGGGCTGTATGACCCTTACCTGCGGCGGATGCTGGACGGTCTGCCCGACACCTTCCGCGAAGCCGAACTCATCGGGCGGACGCTGGGACAGTTCCCCCTGGGCTGCGGCGACGCCTGGCTGGCCCTGCGGGTGGAGCAGTGGATCGCCGACGGAAAGCTGCAGGCGGTGACCCAGCCGGAACCTGACAGCCCCCTCTACCACCGGACGCTGCGAAAAATCACCGTCTGA